In one window of Candidatus Polarisedimenticolaceae bacterium DNA:
- a CDS encoding ABC transporter ATP-binding protein, whose amino-acid sequence MADAFIRFSDVHKAFGPKVVLAGVDLEVCRGETLVVLGGSGSGKSVLLRHVIGLQRPDRGEVWVDGQEIATRDEDELLACRKKVGMLFQAGALFDSMNVYENVAYALHEHTDLDERAVAARVAEVLGLVELEGIEEVMPSDLSGGMRKRVALARAIALAPAGLLYDEPTTGLDPITANAINALIRSLQRRLGVTSIVVTHDIQSAFAVADRLAFLHEGRILFHGTVAEARTADEPLLREFLSGGVHGV is encoded by the coding sequence GTGGCCGACGCCTTCATCCGGTTCTCCGACGTGCACAAGGCCTTCGGGCCGAAGGTCGTCCTCGCGGGCGTCGACCTCGAGGTGTGCCGCGGCGAGACGCTCGTCGTCCTGGGCGGAAGCGGATCGGGCAAATCGGTGCTCCTCCGTCACGTGATCGGTCTCCAGCGGCCCGACCGCGGCGAGGTGTGGGTGGACGGTCAGGAGATCGCGACTCGCGACGAGGACGAGCTCCTCGCGTGTCGCAAGAAGGTCGGGATGTTGTTCCAGGCGGGCGCGCTGTTCGATTCGATGAACGTCTACGAGAACGTCGCCTACGCCCTGCACGAGCACACCGACCTGGACGAGCGAGCCGTCGCGGCCCGTGTCGCCGAGGTGCTCGGCCTCGTCGAGCTCGAGGGCATCGAAGAGGTGATGCCCTCGGACCTTTCGGGAGGGATGCGCAAGCGCGTCGCCCTCGCCCGTGCGATCGCGCTCGCGCCCGCCGGCCTGCTCTACGACGAGCCCACGACCGGCCTCGATCCGATCACGGCGAACGCGATCAACGCGCTGATCCGCAGCCTGCAGCGGCGGCTCGGGGTCACCTCGATCGTCGTGACGCACGACATCCAGTCGGCTTTCGCGGTGGCGGACCGGCTGGCGTTCCTGCACGAGGGACGCATCCTGTTCCACGGCACCGTCGCCGAGGCGAGGACG
- a CDS encoding ABC transporter permease, whose amino-acid sequence MDGFLRSAFADIGGMTGLAWQAVRRTFTGRFERELWIEQAYELAVGSLTITNVTLLFTGMVLAVQTAYSLSAYGGTTFVGDLLSLAIVRELGPVLTALMVAGRVGAGITAEIGSMAVTEQVDAMRALAADPVRKLVVPRVGVLTLTLPLLTVLADLIGLFGGMLMAIYEVGQGRVFFVSHVLGALSVHDLASGLGKSLFFGFFIGVIACYNGMTATGGADGVGKATTRTVVTASISVIISDFFLTKLFMVF is encoded by the coding sequence ATGGACGGTTTCCTGCGGAGCGCCTTCGCCGACATCGGGGGCATGACGGGGCTCGCGTGGCAGGCCGTCCGTCGCACCTTCACCGGCCGGTTCGAGCGCGAGCTCTGGATCGAACAGGCCTACGAGCTCGCCGTCGGCTCACTCACGATCACCAACGTCACGTTGCTGTTCACCGGCATGGTCCTCGCCGTCCAGACGGCGTATTCGCTCTCGGCGTACGGCGGCACGACGTTCGTGGGGGACCTGCTCTCGCTCGCGATCGTCCGCGAGCTGGGGCCGGTCCTGACCGCGCTCATGGTCGCGGGGCGGGTGGGCGCGGGGATCACCGCGGAGATCGGCTCGATGGCGGTCACCGAGCAGGTGGACGCCATGCGTGCCCTCGCCGCCGACCCCGTGCGCAAGCTCGTGGTCCCGCGCGTGGGCGTGTTGACGCTCACCCTGCCGCTGCTGACCGTCCTCGCGGACCTGATCGGCCTGTTCGGCGGGATGTTGATGGCGATCTACGAGGTGGGCCAGGGGCGCGTCTTCTTCGTCAGTCACGTGCTCGGCGCCTTGTCGGTTCACGACCTCGCGTCGGGGCTCGGGAAGTCCCTCTTTTTCGGCTTCTTCATCGGAGTCATCGCCTGTTACAACGGCATGACCGCGACCGGCGGCGCGGACGGGGTCGGCAAGGCCACCACGCGCACCGTCGTGACGGCGTCGATCTCGGTGATCATCTCGGATTTCTTCCTGACCAAGCTGTTCATGGTCTTCTGA
- a CDS encoding lysophospholipid acyltransferase family protein produces MLRGLWGVLVFVVATFFAGLGAVVGEFLLPNRDLTFHLGQLWSRLHLWALGIRVEYEGSPPPAEALPCVFVANHQSIVDMWAVAIRLPTSTRFVAKKSLFWIPIFGWAIRAGGFIPIDRSNKDKAIGSLALAGEALERGNSVILFAEGTRSRDGRLKPFKKGPFLLALHAKVPVVPIAISGAGAVVRPGSMLVRPGTVKVTFLPPIDVSPHLPSNWEGLSAEARKRIVARLAPDELPLDA; encoded by the coding sequence ATGTTGCGCGGATTGTGGGGGGTCCTGGTTTTCGTCGTGGCGACGTTTTTCGCCGGCCTGGGCGCCGTCGTCGGCGAGTTCCTGCTCCCCAACCGCGACCTCACCTTTCACCTCGGACAGTTGTGGTCCCGCCTTCACCTGTGGGCGCTCGGAATCCGGGTCGAGTACGAAGGCTCCCCGCCGCCGGCCGAGGCGCTCCCGTGCGTGTTCGTTGCGAACCACCAGTCGATCGTGGACATGTGGGCGGTCGCGATCCGCCTGCCGACCAGCACGCGATTCGTCGCCAAGAAGTCGCTGTTCTGGATCCCGATCTTCGGGTGGGCGATTCGCGCCGGCGGGTTCATCCCCATCGACCGATCCAACAAGGACAAGGCGATCGGGAGCCTCGCCCTCGCCGGCGAGGCGCTCGAGCGGGGCAATTCCGTCATCCTCTTCGCGGAAGGCACGCGCAGCCGGGACGGCCGCCTGAAGCCGTTCAAGAAAGGGCCGTTCCTCCTCGCGCTGCACGCGAAGGTGCCGGTCGTGCCGATCGCGATCTCCGGGGCCGGGGCGGTGGTGCGTCCGGGGTCGATGCTGGTGAGACCGGGGACCGTGAAAGTCACGTTTCTGCCGCCGATCGACGTCTCGCCTCATCTTCCCAGCAACTGGGAGGGGCTGTCGGCCGAGGCGAGGAAGCGTATCGTCGCCCGGCTCGCTCCCGACGAGCTGCCCCTGGACGCCTAA
- a CDS encoding purine-nucleoside phosphorylase: MFKPWGVLDDETLEAATLLRERLGAPRLGVILGSGWGPLAEALGAGEPVPREAIPGFPVSRVDGHGGGVAAAPGSVWIFKGRVHRYEGRSGAEVVFPVRVLAAAGARGVLLTCAAGGLLDADRPGSFAVVEDHLNLQGTDPVAEIEAFRRDPAFPDLQGLYDAAWSAVLREALEARPGVLAAMRGPCYETPAEVRMLRALGADLASMSTVPEAIAARYLGLRVAAIACISNRGSGMDARAIRHGEVVGAVERGVARTRTAWAPALAAFS, translated from the coding sequence ATGTTCAAACCCTGGGGAGTGCTCGACGACGAGACGCTCGAGGCGGCGACGTTGCTGCGCGAGCGGCTGGGCGCCCCTCGACTCGGCGTCATCCTCGGGTCGGGATGGGGCCCGCTGGCGGAGGCGCTCGGCGCGGGGGAGCCGGTGCCCAGAGAAGCGATCCCGGGGTTTCCGGTCTCGCGCGTGGACGGGCACGGGGGAGGGGTGGCCGCGGCCCCCGGCTCCGTGTGGATCTTCAAGGGACGCGTCCATCGCTACGAGGGACGCTCGGGAGCGGAGGTCGTCTTCCCCGTGCGCGTGCTTGCCGCCGCGGGGGCGCGGGGGGTTCTCCTGACCTGCGCCGCGGGGGGGTTGCTCGACGCGGATCGCCCCGGGAGCTTCGCCGTCGTCGAGGATCATCTCAACCTGCAGGGGACCGACCCGGTCGCCGAGATCGAGGCGTTCCGGCGCGATCCGGCGTTCCCCGACCTTCAGGGACTCTACGACGCCGCGTGGAGCGCGGTCTTGCGCGAGGCGCTGGAGGCGCGACCCGGGGTGCTCGCCGCGATGCGCGGGCCCTGTTACGAGACTCCCGCCGAAGTCCGGATGCTCCGGGCGCTCGGCGCGGACCTCGCGTCCATGAGCACCGTCCCGGAGGCGATCGCGGCCCGTTACCTCGGCCTGCGGGTCGCGGCGATCGCGTGCATCTCCAACCGCGGCTCCGGGATGGACGCGCGGGCCATCCGGCACGGGGAGGTCGTCGGGGCGGTGGAGCGGGGTGTCGCCCGGACGCGCACGGCCTGGGCTCCCGCGCTCGCCGCCTTCTCGTGA
- a CDS encoding SIS domain-containing protein has product MSLRSDPRDHLARALAEHRETFDALAAAVGPSLARATRAVIAALRSGGKILVFGNGGSAADAQHFAAELSGRYRGERVPLAGIALTTDTSALTAIANDYGYDEVFARQVRALARAGDVAIGISTSGNSESVCRALAAARAIGATTLAFGGGAGGRMAGLADHAVLVPSTTTARIQEGHALLFHVLCDAIEEEFGLESR; this is encoded by the coding sequence GTGAGCCTCCGATCCGATCCCCGGGACCACCTCGCCCGCGCGCTCGCCGAGCACCGCGAGACCTTCGACGCGCTCGCGGCGGCCGTCGGCCCTTCGCTCGCCCGGGCGACCCGCGCGGTGATCGCGGCGCTGCGATCGGGAGGCAAGATCCTGGTCTTCGGGAACGGCGGATCCGCCGCCGACGCGCAGCATTTCGCTGCGGAGCTTTCGGGCCGCTACCGCGGCGAGCGCGTGCCCCTCGCGGGGATCGCCCTCACCACCGACACCTCGGCGCTCACCGCGATCGCCAACGACTACGGCTACGACGAGGTGTTCGCGCGCCAGGTGCGAGCGCTCGCGCGTGCGGGAGACGTGGCGATCGGGATCTCCACCAGCGGCAACTCCGAGAGCGTCTGCCGCGCGCTCGCGGCGGCGCGCGCGATCGGGGCGACGACCCTCGCGTTCGGCGGCGGCGCCGGCGGCCGCATGGCCGGGCTCGCGGACCACGCGGTGCTCGTCCCCTCCACGACGACGGCGCGGATCCAGGAGGGACACGCCCTGCTGTTCCACGTCTTGTGCGACGCGATCGAGGAGGAGTTCGGACTTGAATCCCGCTGA
- the rfaE2 gene encoding D-glycero-beta-D-manno-heptose 1-phosphate adenylyltransferase, with product MNPADLEAAIARLAERRLLVVGDLMLDEYVWGDVSRISPDAPVQVVEVRRRTFALGGAGNVAHNAAVAGARVALCGFTGADEAGRRLIELARGAGIDPAGIVEDLSRPTTVKTRVVARGQHLVRLDEESTASPSAEARESILRNVSSAAARAEAVLYSDYAKGACVPGALAAIRAANPRVPIVVDPKSADVSIYAGCTAITPNKKEAEAAAGMRIRSHEDLATVAARIRAACGAPFVLVTLGPEGMALSGPDGSVHRIVAQAREVYDVTGAGDTVLAYFGLALGAGLDARDAATLANVAAGIAVARVGTSAVAPTDLLQGQAAGKALDLRQAVNRVEHERSLGRRIVFTNGCFDLLHAGHVHLLERARAKGDFLVVAVNSDASVRRLKGPERPVVGQDDRVKILAALDAVGAVVVFDDDTPLAHIEALRPDVLVKGGDYTIETIVGAPFVLGYGGRVETVPLAPGRSTTSILESLRGDERS from the coding sequence TTGAATCCCGCTGACCTCGAAGCCGCGATCGCACGGCTGGCGGAACGACGCCTGCTCGTCGTGGGCGACCTGATGCTCGACGAATACGTCTGGGGGGACGTCTCCCGGATCTCCCCCGATGCCCCGGTGCAGGTCGTCGAGGTCCGGCGCCGGACGTTCGCGCTGGGCGGCGCGGGAAACGTGGCGCACAACGCCGCGGTCGCGGGGGCCCGGGTCGCGTTGTGCGGCTTCACGGGCGCCGACGAGGCCGGGCGACGTTTGATCGAGCTCGCGCGCGGCGCCGGCATCGACCCGGCCGGCATCGTGGAGGACCTTTCGCGACCGACCACCGTGAAGACGCGGGTCGTCGCCCGCGGCCAGCATCTCGTCCGACTCGACGAGGAATCGACCGCGTCGCCGTCCGCCGAGGCGCGGGAGTCGATCTTGAGGAACGTCTCCTCGGCCGCGGCCCGCGCGGAGGCCGTCCTCTACTCCGACTACGCCAAGGGGGCGTGCGTTCCCGGCGCGCTCGCCGCGATCCGGGCCGCGAACCCGCGGGTGCCGATCGTCGTCGACCCGAAGTCGGCCGACGTCTCGATCTACGCGGGGTGCACGGCGATCACCCCCAACAAGAAGGAAGCGGAGGCCGCGGCGGGCATGCGGATCCGGTCCCACGAGGACCTGGCGACGGTCGCGGCGAGGATCCGCGCCGCGTGCGGCGCGCCCTTCGTCCTCGTGACCCTCGGCCCGGAGGGGATGGCGCTGTCGGGGCCGGACGGGAGCGTGCACCGCATCGTCGCGCAGGCGCGCGAGGTCTACGACGTCACGGGGGCCGGCGACACCGTGCTCGCCTATTTCGGCCTCGCCCTCGGCGCGGGGCTCGACGCGAGGGACGCCGCGACGCTCGCCAACGTCGCGGCGGGGATCGCCGTCGCCCGCGTCGGCACGAGCGCCGTCGCCCCGACGGACCTGCTCCAGGGCCAGGCGGCCGGGAAGGCCCTCGACCTGCGCCAGGCCGTCAACCGCGTGGAGCACGAGCGATCGCTCGGACGACGGATCGTCTTCACCAACGGGTGCTTCGACCTCCTCCACGCCGGCCACGTGCACCTGCTCGAGCGCGCCCGCGCGAAGGGGGACTTCCTCGTCGTGGCGGTGAACTCGGACGCTTCGGTGCGCCGCCTCAAGGGGCCCGAGCGTCCGGTCGTGGGCCAGGACGATCGCGTGAAGATCCTCGCCGCCCTCGACGCCGTCGGCGCCGTCGTCGTCTTCGACGACGACACGCCGCTCGCGCACATCGAGGCGCTGCGACCGGACGTCCTCGTCAAGGGGGGCGACTACACGATCGAGACGATCGTGGGCGCGCCGTTCGTCCTCGGGTACGGCGGTCGCGTCGAGACGGTGCCGCTCGCCCCCGGCCGGTCGACGACGTCGATCCTCGAGAGCCTGCGCGGGGACGAGAGGAGCTGA
- a CDS encoding SAM-dependent chlorinase/fluorinase, with amino-acid sequence MPRPRVITLTTDFGVSDSWVGQMKGVILDICADAVVVDLTHDVPAHDVPAGAYALVCGFGAFPEGTIHVAVVDPGVGTDRKRLVVRARGHWFVAPDNGLLTRVVRGADSVAAWSIEEPHYLRASVAATFEGRDVFAPAAAWIARGTEASHLGPAVRELVMLPDRTPELVPGKEVAVPVVAIDRFGNVALDLQGGRFAGRVLVGNAVVEAFHRTYADAPDGRPFLLWNSSGFLEIAVREGRAADLLGLAPGAEVRLVPGVL; translated from the coding sequence GTGCCGCGACCCCGCGTGATCACCCTCACGACCGACTTCGGGGTCTCCGATTCGTGGGTCGGCCAGATGAAGGGGGTGATCCTCGACATCTGCGCCGACGCCGTCGTCGTCGACCTCACGCACGACGTACCCGCGCACGACGTGCCCGCCGGGGCTTACGCGCTCGTCTGCGGCTTCGGCGCGTTCCCCGAGGGGACGATCCACGTCGCCGTCGTGGACCCGGGGGTGGGGACCGATCGGAAGCGCCTCGTCGTCCGCGCCCGGGGCCACTGGTTCGTCGCGCCGGACAACGGCCTGCTCACGCGGGTCGTGCGCGGCGCGGACTCGGTCGCGGCGTGGTCGATCGAGGAGCCGCACTACCTCCGCGCCTCCGTCGCGGCGACCTTCGAGGGTCGCGACGTTTTCGCCCCCGCCGCGGCGTGGATCGCGCGGGGCACCGAGGCCTCCCACCTCGGCCCGGCGGTCCGGGAGCTCGTGATGCTCCCCGACCGGACGCCCGAGCTCGTCCCCGGGAAGGAAGTCGCCGTCCCGGTCGTCGCGATCGACCGGTTCGGCAACGTCGCGCTCGACCTGCAGGGCGGCCGCTTCGCGGGGCGCGTGCTCGTGGGGAACGCGGTGGTCGAGGCGTTCCACCGGACCTACGCCGACGCTCCGGACGGACGGCCCTTCCTCCTGTGGAACTCGTCCGGTTTCCTCGAGATCGCGGTTCGCGAGGGGCGCGCCGCGGACCTGCTCGGCCTCGCCCCCGGCGCCGAGGTTCGGCTCGTTCCCGGCGTGCTATAA
- a CDS encoding acetyl-CoA C-acetyltransferase, which produces MKEGIFLAGAVRTPIGRFGGALAPLPAVELGVAAAAAAMNRAGIAPDAVDEVVFGHARQAGCGPNPGRQVGVKAGIPVGSPAKTINQACLSGFQAILDAARAIRGGEAQIVLAGGMESMSRVPYLLPVPESRWGMRMGHREVVDGMYRDGFLDPICGKVMGETAETLATQYAIPREEQDAYAAQTQQRCEAARREGRFAEEIVALDKLAADEHPRDGVTAAALAKLPAVFSRDGTVTAGNSSGITDGAAAMIVLSESAVGRLGVKPLARLVDWTVVGVEPAVMGIGPVPAVRRLSERTGVPLASVDLVELNEAFAAQVLAVDRELRFDRERLNVNGGSIALGHPIGCSGARIVVTLLHEMRRRGVRRGLATLCVSGGLGGALLVEAA; this is translated from the coding sequence ATGAAAGAAGGCATTTTCCTCGCGGGCGCCGTGCGCACCCCGATCGGAAGGTTCGGCGGCGCGTTGGCCCCGCTCCCCGCGGTCGAGCTCGGTGTCGCCGCCGCCGCGGCCGCGATGAACCGGGCGGGAATCGCCCCCGACGCCGTCGACGAAGTGGTGTTCGGTCACGCCCGCCAGGCCGGGTGCGGTCCCAATCCCGGCCGCCAGGTCGGCGTGAAGGCCGGGATCCCCGTCGGGAGCCCGGCGAAGACGATCAACCAGGCGTGCCTGTCGGGATTCCAGGCGATCCTGGACGCGGCACGCGCGATCCGGGGCGGCGAGGCGCAGATCGTCCTCGCCGGCGGCATGGAGTCGATGTCGCGCGTCCCTTACCTCCTCCCGGTCCCCGAGTCCCGCTGGGGGATGCGCATGGGTCATCGCGAGGTCGTCGACGGAATGTACCGCGACGGCTTCCTCGACCCGATCTGCGGCAAGGTGATGGGCGAGACCGCGGAGACGCTGGCGACGCAATACGCGATCCCGCGCGAAGAGCAGGACGCCTACGCCGCGCAGACGCAGCAGCGCTGCGAGGCCGCCCGTCGCGAAGGACGTTTCGCCGAGGAGATCGTCGCGCTCGACAAGCTCGCCGCGGACGAGCACCCCCGCGACGGAGTGACCGCGGCCGCGCTGGCGAAGCTCCCGGCGGTGTTCTCCAGGGACGGTACGGTGACCGCCGGGAACAGCAGCGGCATCACCGACGGCGCCGCGGCGATGATCGTCCTCTCCGAGTCGGCGGTCGGGCGGCTTGGAGTGAAGCCCCTCGCGCGCCTGGTCGACTGGACCGTCGTGGGGGTCGAGCCGGCGGTGATGGGGATCGGGCCGGTCCCCGCGGTGCGGCGCCTGTCCGAGCGCACCGGCGTCCCGCTCGCGTCGGTCGATCTCGTCGAGCTCAACGAGGCCTTCGCCGCGCAGGTCCTCGCGGTGGACCGCGAGCTCCGCTTCGACCGCGAGCGGCTCAACGTCAATGGAGGATCGATCGCGCTAGGGCATCCGATCGGCTGCTCGGGGGCGAGGATCGTCGTCACCCTGCTTCACGAGATGCGGCGGAGGGGGGTGCGGCGGGGACTCGCCACGTTGTGCGTCTCGGGCGGGCTCGGCGGAGCCCTCCTCGTGGAGGCCGCATGA
- a CDS encoding enoyl-CoA hydratase-related protein, protein MSDPATVRLSIVDGLARITLDRPPLNVLTIAMMRELASALLAAGGSPDVRVVRLDAAGKAFCAGVDVGDHVGDKLDPMLDSLDAVFAAFEAVPQPVVAAVHGAALGGGCEIVLGCDLCVASDAAVFGQPEIKLGVFAPPASILLPRAIGERRALEWLLLGESRTAPEAERAGLVNAVFPAAEFEQRSAAWVDRLLALSGPALRLAKQAVSDARNLAPREAREILHRVYRNELMTTADADEGLRSFLEKRKPVWTHR, encoded by the coding sequence ATGAGCGACCCGGCGACCGTCCGCCTCTCGATCGTCGACGGGCTCGCGCGCATCACCCTGGACCGGCCCCCGCTCAACGTGCTCACGATCGCGATGATGCGGGAGCTGGCGTCGGCGCTGCTGGCGGCGGGGGGCTCCCCCGACGTGCGGGTGGTCCGTCTCGACGCCGCCGGGAAGGCCTTCTGCGCGGGGGTGGACGTCGGCGACCACGTCGGGGACAAGCTCGATCCGATGCTCGATTCCCTCGACGCGGTCTTCGCCGCCTTCGAGGCGGTGCCGCAGCCGGTCGTGGCGGCGGTGCACGGCGCGGCGCTCGGGGGCGGATGCGAGATCGTCCTCGGCTGCGATCTGTGCGTCGCTTCGGATGCCGCCGTCTTCGGTCAGCCCGAGATCAAGCTCGGGGTCTTCGCCCCTCCCGCGTCGATCCTGCTCCCGAGAGCGATCGGCGAGCGACGCGCCCTCGAGTGGCTGCTGCTCGGGGAGAGCCGGACGGCGCCGGAGGCCGAGCGCGCCGGCCTCGTGAACGCCGTGTTTCCCGCCGCGGAGTTCGAGCAGAGGTCGGCCGCGTGGGTCGACCGCCTCCTCGCGCTCTCGGGCCCGGCGCTGCGCCTGGCCAAGCAGGCGGTCTCGGACGCGCGGAACCTCGCCCCCCGTGAGGCGAGGGAGATCCTGCATCGCGTCTACCGCAACGAGCTGATGACGACCGCGGACGCCGACGAAGGACTGCGCTCGTTCCTCGAGAAGCGCAAGCCGGTCTGGACGCACCGCTAG
- a CDS encoding acyl-CoA dehydrogenase family protein translates to MGLGDFYRGFDFVELDSLLTDEEKMIRESVREFVTAEVLPVIEGHFEAGTFPNDLIPKIGELGLLGANLSGYGCAGLGAVAYGLIMQELERGDSGLRSFVSVQGALVMYPIHAWGSEAQKQRWLPALASGKAIGCFGLTEPDHGSDPGGMETRAVRKGDRWILNGAKAWITNGSVADVSIVWARTEEGIRGFLVEKGTPGYTTKDHVGKFSLRASVTSELILQDVELPLDAMLPEATGLKAPLACLTQARYGIAWGVVGLAMAVFDEALQYSKQRVMFGRPIAGFQLTQRKLTWMATEITKSQLLNLQVGRLKERGAVTPQQVSMAKMNGCRVARESTHLAREILGANGVASEYQTGRHFCNIEAVYTYEGTDDIHTLIVGQEVTGIPAFK, encoded by the coding sequence GTGGGCCTGGGAGATTTCTACAGGGGATTCGACTTCGTCGAGCTCGATTCGCTGCTCACCGACGAGGAGAAGATGATCCGCGAGAGCGTGCGGGAGTTCGTGACCGCGGAAGTGCTGCCCGTCATCGAGGGGCACTTCGAAGCCGGAACGTTCCCGAACGACCTGATCCCGAAGATCGGAGAACTCGGACTTCTCGGCGCGAACCTGTCGGGTTACGGGTGCGCCGGGCTCGGCGCCGTCGCCTACGGGCTGATCATGCAGGAGCTCGAACGGGGCGACTCGGGCCTGCGGTCGTTCGTCTCGGTTCAGGGTGCGCTCGTGATGTACCCGATCCACGCGTGGGGAAGCGAAGCCCAGAAACAGCGCTGGCTCCCCGCCCTCGCCTCAGGAAAGGCGATCGGTTGCTTCGGGCTGACCGAGCCCGACCACGGCTCCGACCCCGGCGGGATGGAGACGCGCGCCGTCCGCAAGGGGGACCGGTGGATCCTCAACGGTGCGAAGGCGTGGATCACCAACGGCTCGGTCGCGGACGTCTCGATCGTCTGGGCGCGCACCGAGGAGGGCATCCGCGGCTTCCTCGTGGAGAAGGGAACCCCCGGTTACACCACGAAGGACCACGTCGGGAAGTTCTCGCTGCGCGCGTCGGTGACGTCGGAGCTGATCCTGCAGGACGTCGAGCTCCCGCTCGACGCGATGCTCCCCGAGGCGACGGGGCTCAAGGCGCCGCTCGCCTGCCTGACGCAGGCGCGTTACGGGATCGCCTGGGGGGTCGTCGGCCTCGCGATGGCCGTGTTCGACGAGGCGCTGCAGTATTCCAAGCAGCGGGTCATGTTCGGAAGGCCGATCGCCGGCTTCCAGCTCACCCAGCGCAAGCTCACGTGGATGGCCACGGAGATCACCAAGAGCCAGCTCCTCAACCTGCAGGTCGGCCGGCTCAAAGAACGCGGCGCCGTCACGCCGCAGCAGGTCTCGATGGCCAAGATGAACGGCTGCCGGGTCGCGCGGGAGAGCACCCACCTCGCGCGCGAGATCCTCGGCGCGAACGGCGTGGCCAGCGAATACCAGACCGGCCGACACTTCTGCAACATCGAGGCCGTGTACACCTACGAGGGAACCGACGACATCCACACCCTCATCGTGGGGCAGGAGGTCACCGGGATTCCCGCGTTCAAGTAG
- a CDS encoding DUF4388 domain-containing protein, whose protein sequence is MPLYGSLASMPLGDLLQWLGIANKTGTLELERQKVRKRILFRHGRVIACASEDPSDLLGHWLVSRGRISEDVLRQALSRQEREKRHLGELLVEMGAIKKDDLLRQLVAKTEESIFALFEWTDAEFRFRDDDPDPGNVFPVDLRVEDVLLRGAQRHDEVQRIRTIFNDPGIVLRRTAKLPPAEVFRNRMAKSLYEAVNGERSVAEILLHAHASEFLVTKFLFELHRIGAVEVAGVLPAPPSPAEDPLEFELHVPEPVGAAADGTARNEAPRIAVAAPAAEPRPEVVVPAETDLEIARRLMAQGDFDSALEILDRAYRMQPGDESLRRLLAEAESAFVEKAYRHYLPPSKIPVLMKPPQTLQNEHLSPAEFFLLSRMDGSWNVRSIIQIAPLREVEALRTLKRLRERGILELRDPA, encoded by the coding sequence ATGCCGCTGTACGGGAGCCTCGCGTCGATGCCCCTGGGGGATCTCCTCCAGTGGCTGGGCATCGCCAACAAAACGGGGACCCTCGAGCTCGAGCGGCAGAAGGTCCGCAAGCGCATCCTCTTCCGGCACGGACGCGTCATCGCCTGCGCCTCCGAGGATCCTTCGGACCTGCTCGGACACTGGCTCGTCTCCCGCGGGCGGATCTCCGAGGACGTCCTGAGACAGGCGCTCTCGCGGCAGGAGCGGGAGAAGCGGCATCTGGGCGAGCTGCTCGTGGAGATGGGCGCCATCAAGAAGGACGACCTCCTCCGCCAGCTCGTCGCCAAGACCGAGGAGTCGATCTTCGCGCTGTTCGAGTGGACCGACGCGGAATTCCGCTTCCGGGACGACGACCCCGATCCCGGCAACGTCTTCCCCGTCGACCTGCGCGTGGAGGACGTCCTGCTCCGGGGCGCCCAGCGCCACGACGAGGTGCAGCGCATCCGGACGATCTTCAACGACCCCGGCATCGTGCTGCGCCGCACCGCCAAGCTCCCTCCCGCCGAGGTGTTCCGGAACCGGATGGCGAAGAGCCTCTACGAGGCCGTCAACGGCGAGCGCAGCGTCGCCGAGATCCTCCTCCACGCCCACGCGTCGGAGTTCCTCGTCACCAAGTTCCTCTTCGAGCTTCACCGCATCGGCGCGGTGGAGGTGGCGGGGGTCCTTCCCGCTCCGCCGTCCCCCGCGGAGGACCCTCTCGAGTTCGAGCTCCACGTTCCCGAACCGGTGGGCGCGGCGGCGGACGGGACGGCCCGAAACGAGGCACCCCGGATCGCCGTGGCGGCGCCCGCCGCCGAGCCGCGCCCCGAGGTCGTCGTCCCCGCGGAGACCGACCTCGAGATCGCGCGCCGCCTGATGGCCCAAGGGGATTTCGACTCGGCGCTCGAGATCCTGGACAGGGCGTACCGGATGCAGCCGGGGGACGAGTCCTTGCGTCGCCTGCTCGCCGAGGCCGAGTCCGCCTTCGTGGAGAAGGCCTATCGCCATTATCTCCCCCCCTCGAAGATCCCCGTTCTCATGAAGCCGCCCCAGACCCTGCAGAACGAGCACCTTTCACCGGCCGAGTTCTTCCTGCTCAGCCGGATGGACGGCTCGTGGAACGTGCGTTCGATCATCCAGATCGCCCCCTTGAGGGAGGTCGAGGCCCTCCGGACCCTCAAGCGGCTGCGCGAGCGCGGCATACTGGAGCTTCGAGACCCGGCCTGA